The nucleotide window AAGGTAAGGAGGTTTGAGCGGTTCGATAACCCTCATATCGGGTATAGGGTAACCTCTCCGCAAATACCAATTTCAGTACCGCTCGCTTGTCTTCAAAGCGCTCAGAAGTCCATAGTTTACTGGGGGTTCCGAGGAAATCAAAAGCGGTTCGATAAACTTGGTCAAAGGGGGCAATTGGTTTGCCACATTTCTGGATTTTCTCAGTCAGAAATGTGTTTTGTTCTTCAATCTCGCGCAACCGCTCCTCGTAGGCAGAGATAAGCGTGTCGCTGTTCGTATCAATCAAGCGGTCCAGAATCTGGGCTGACTTGCGATCCATCTGAGACAACTGCTTCTGCATCGATTGCTTGTCATCTTCGGCAGATTGAAGGCGTGCCTGCCACAGGTCACGAAACATGTCGAAGGCCATGGTAAAGAGATTGGCGCTTGGCCGCATATCTTTGAGCAACAGTTCAAACGCGTCTTCGAGCTTTTCCCTGCGGAAGGATTTTCGATATTCGATGCAGCCCTTTGTGTCACACAAATAGTATGGATATTTGGCGCTACGCCCTTTGGACCAACAGGCCGTCATAGGCTGTTCACAGTGCCCAAAGCTGACAAAACCACGCAAAGGGAAGTCTTCGTTCAAGTCTTTGTGTGCGGGCACGTAGGCGGCTTCATTGAGGCGTTTGTGGACGGTTTGGCGTGTCTCCTAACTGATAAGCGCTTCATGCTTTGCCGGAACCAAATGCAGCCCCCAGTCTTTGTGCGAGATGTCACCCGCATAAGATCGGGCGATTGAACAGTTCCACCGCGCGCGTGAGGATGCGCGTCAGACGATGCTGCTCAAAGAGGCGTGGCAAGGTAGTGGAAAGGTCTACGGCTATCGCAAACTGCATGATGATTTGGTCAAACAAGGTGAGACCAGTTGCCCTAACCGCGTTGCTAGGCTGACCCGTCTGGCAGGTATCCGCGCTCAGATCGGCTATAAGCGCAAGCCTGGGAAGTATGGTGGCAGACCATCTGTTGTGGTCGATAATACGCTGGATCGGCAGTTTGAAGTAACCGAGCCGGACACGGCTTGGGTCTCAGATATTTCATACATAAAAGCTACGAGGGCTTCCTGTATCTGGCCGTTGTCATCGACCTTTACTCACGCCGTGTTATTAGCTGATCCACACCGATCAAGGTTCGCAATATACGAGCCGAAATTGGGCGGCGTTTCTGCGAGCCCACAACATCAAGCATTCAATGAGCAGACGTGGAAATTGTCATGAATGAGACCTAGTCCGCCATTGGTCCGAGGACAACAGTCGAATGCCGGTGCCCGTCGACTTCGAAAACAGACAGCGCAATGTGAACCAAGAAGGTGTCTAGGAAACTAGGGGTACTTCACAGATACCGTGTCTTCTGCACTTTGAACGTTTTTTGGTAATAGTAATGCATACAGGAATTGGTCGCTTATTCTCCGGATGACTTGGAATGGTTTAATGGGCTTCGCCTTGGTCAGGGCGATATGGCGCGACGTGATCCGAGACAAGAACGGAGTTCGCAGCATTCTTACGGCTGAATAAAGGAAAAGGGGGCTGTTGAATTTTTTTAATGTATGCATTAATGCATTAATTAATGAGTGAATTGGAAGGGCCTACAACCGTGACTTATTTTGGAGCAATTGCTGATGACTTAACGGGCGCTACCGATTTGGCGGGGTTGATGGCTCGTGCGGGGGTTGCCGTTTCTTTGCGCATAGGGGTGCCTGAGGACCTGCCAGAGCATGGGTCTGCTATTGAGGTGATTGCGCTGAAATCTCGGACGGAACCAGTGCAATCCGCACTGGCCGAGACCAAGGCGGCTTTGCGTTGGCTGCAAGCGGCGGGAACGCAACGATATTTCTGGAAGTATTGCTCGACATTTGACAGCACCGCAGAGGGTAATATTGGACCGGTTGCGGAAATGCTGATGGCTGAAATTGGTGCGGATCAAACTATCTATTGCCCAGCCTTTCCTGAAAATGGTCGTAGTGTATTTATGGGCAACCTGTTTGTTGGCCAGCAGCCCTTGTCCGAAAGCCCGATGCAGCATCACCCGCTGACCCCAATGACCGACAGTAATTTGATGCGATTGCTAGAACCTCAGGTGACCCGAAAAGTAGGGTTGTTGGATCGGTTGCAAGTGGCGCAGGGGCCAGAGGTGGTGACCGAAGGCTTGGCAGCCTTAGAGGCCCAAGGCGTGGCGCATGTTATTGTCGATGCCGTGGCCAACAATGATCTCTATTCGATCGCAGAAGCGTGTCGGCACATGCCGTTATTGACTGGCGGATCGGCTTTGGCGATGGCCCTGCCACATCTTTATATGGGGGATGGTTCGCTTGAGACCAGCGACACGCGGAGGCAATTCCCCGCGACGTGCGCGAGGGGCGTGGTTCTGTCGGGCAGTTGCTCGGCGATGACCAATCGGCAAGTCGCAGAATATTTGGCGCAAGGCCGCCCGTGTTACAAAGTCGATCCATTGGAATTGGCCCAGAATGGGCCGTCTGAGATATTGGATTGGTTGTCTAGGCAGGACTTGGACCAAATGCCTTTGGTCTATGCCACGGCCAGGCCAGACTCGGTTAAAGCGGCGCAAGAATTGCTAGGTGTGGCCGAAGCTGGTGCGATGGTAGAACAAGTGCTTGCCACTTGTGCAACGGTTGCGCGTGATTTGGGCGCGCGGCGTATTGTGGTGGCAGGGGGCGAAACCTCTGGGGCTGTCACCAAGGCTTTGGGAGCAGATCAACTGGACGTCGGCCCGGAAATTGCGCCAGGTGTGCCATGGTGTTTCTGCAAATCAGATGGTCATCAGATGGCTTTGACGTTGAAATCAGGGAATTTCGGGGCCGCGGGATTTTTTAGCGATGCCATTAAGAAATTGGACAGCCAGTGAGTGAGGAAACGCACCTGCGCGAGCAGATCTGTCTTTTGGCCAAATCGATGTTTGATCGCGGACTGACCGGAGGCAGCACAGGAAATATTTCGTCGCGCACCCCTGATGGCGGTCTGTTGGTGTCGCCAACTGGCACGTCATTTGGAAGGCTTGATCCGGGGCGGCTAAGTCGTTTTGATGCGCGGGGCAGGCTGTTGGATGGCGATCGGCCAACCAAAGAGATGCCATTGCATGCGGCGTTTTATGAAACACGCAGCCGCGCAGGCGCTGTTGTGCATTTGCATTCTTGTCATGCGGTGGCATTGTCGATGATGCCAGATGTGGATGCAGATAATTTTCTGCCACCGTTGACGCCTTACGGCATAATGAAACTGGGCAAGGTCAAACTGTTGCCGTTTTTCCTGCCGGGTGATCCAGAAATGGGCGCGGCGGTGCGCGGTTTGGCTGGCAAGAGAAGTGCTGTGATGTTGGCCAACCATGGGCCGGTTGTGGCAGGAAAGGATATTGAAGCGGCTTGTAATGCGATTGAAGAGCTGGAAGACACCGCGCGTTTGGCAATGATGACTCGTGGGCTGCAGCCAAAGATCCTGAATGACGCCGCCATTCGCGGATTGGTCGACAAATTTGACGTCGAGTGGGATGACTGAGGTCTGAGTGCATACCCGCTAAGACGTATTGAACTTGCAAGGGTTCCGCCCAAATATTGCGCAACTTTTGAATAAAACGCCTTTTGCCATTGGTATCAGTGTGATTTTTAAGCGGATGGTCACATCAATGACACGCTTGAGTGGTTGGTTCGCGGCCGCTGATCGCATAGACAAGATCTATTGGCAAAGGGACCCCGTGATGACAAATGACAACCACCTGACGTTTCGACAATTTATGTTACGCGAATATCGCGCGCATGGA belongs to Cognatishimia sp. WU-CL00825 and includes:
- the otnK gene encoding 3-oxo-tetronate kinase, with product MTYFGAIADDLTGATDLAGLMARAGVAVSLRIGVPEDLPEHGSAIEVIALKSRTEPVQSALAETKAALRWLQAAGTQRYFWKYCSTFDSTAEGNIGPVAEMLMAEIGADQTIYCPAFPENGRSVFMGNLFVGQQPLSESPMQHHPLTPMTDSNLMRLLEPQVTRKVGLLDRLQVAQGPEVVTEGLAALEAQGVAHVIVDAVANNDLYSIAEACRHMPLLTGGSALAMALPHLYMGDGSLETSDTRRQFPATCARGVVLSGSCSAMTNRQVAEYLAQGRPCYKVDPLELAQNGPSEILDWLSRQDLDQMPLVYATARPDSVKAAQELLGVAEAGAMVEQVLATCATVARDLGARRIVVAGGETSGAVTKALGADQLDVGPEIAPGVPWCFCKSDGHQMALTLKSGNFGAAGFFSDAIKKLDSQ
- a CDS encoding aldolase produces the protein MSEETHLREQICLLAKSMFDRGLTGGSTGNISSRTPDGGLLVSPTGTSFGRLDPGRLSRFDARGRLLDGDRPTKEMPLHAAFYETRSRAGAVVHLHSCHAVALSMMPDVDADNFLPPLTPYGIMKLGKVKLLPFFLPGDPEMGAAVRGLAGKRSAVMLANHGPVVAGKDIEAACNAIEELEDTARLAMMTRGLQPKILNDAAIRGLVDKFDVEWDD